One window of the Zea mays cultivar B73 chromosome 3, Zm-B73-REFERENCE-NAM-5.0, whole genome shotgun sequence genome contains the following:
- the LOC100383414 gene encoding transcriptional corepressor LEUNIG-like isoform X13: MSQTNWEADKMLDVYIYDYFVKRNLQATAKAFQAEGKVSSDPVAIDAPGGFLFEWWSVFWDIFIARTNEKHSDVAASYIETQLIKAREQQHQQPPQQQQQQQQIQMQQMLLHRAAQQQQQQQRRDGSLLNAKMYEERLKLPPQRDSLDEASIKLQQRYGENVGQVIDPNQALLKAAAAGQSSGQILHGTASGLSGTPQQVQARSPQQPPTAEQNIRTEINPVLTPRAAGTEGSLIGIQGSNQAGNNLTLKGWPLTQKPFMQSPQQFQQLQFLTPQQQQQLLLHAQQNLSSSMSSDVDTRRLRMLLNNRNVVLGQDGQTNSGGDVIPNIGSPGQSGGSRNDIDILIKKKFALLQQQQQQQSHSQQQQLQQPALSGQQSQSSNQLLHQHGKPGVGSLPIDGNLPNSFGFPEQGSKKRKKPVSSSGRANSSGTANTAGPSPSSAPSTPSTHTPGDAMSIPQLQYNGGPSKPLMMFGSDGTGSLTSPANPLGDVERLLEDGSLDENVESFLSQDDMDPRETMGRCMDSSKGLGFTEVAKARASTNKVVCCHFSLDGKLLATGGHDKKVVLWFTDVLKRKSALEEHSSLITDVRFSPGMTRLATSSFDKTVRVWDADNPDYSLRTFTGHSASVMSLDFHPNKEDIVCSCDSDGEVRCWSINNGSCVTCVRVFNGGATRLRFQPRQGKYLAAASEKGISILDAETLQVCRTPLQGHVQIIQSVCWDAAGNYLASVSEDSVRVWSFTSGNYIECIHELICSGNKFHSCVFHPNYPNLLIIGCYESLELWDIREKNTVTISNAHDGMVAALAASSASGLVASVSHDQLVKLWR; encoded by the exons ATGTCGCAGACGAACTGGGAGGCGGATAAGAT GCTGGATGTGTACATATATGACTATTTTGTCAAGAGAAACCTGCAGGCAACCGCAAAGGCCTTCCAAGCAGAAGGCAAGGTCTCATCAGATCCAGTTG CTATTGATGCTCCTGGTGGCTTTCTCTTTGAGTGGTGGTCTGTATTTTGGGATATATTCATAGCAAGAACAAATGAGAAGCATTCAGATGTTGCAGCATCATATATCGAG ACTCAGCTAATTAAAGCAAGGGAACAACAACACCAGCAGCCACCtcaacaacagcaacagcagcagcaaatACAAATGCAACAAATGCTGTTACATAGAGCtgcacagcagcagcaacagcagcagcgtAGAGATGGTTCTCTTCTCAATG CAAAAATGTATGAAGAGAGGTTAAAGCTCCCTCCCCAGCGGGATTCTCTGGATGAGGCGTCAATAAAG TTGCAGCAAAGATATGGAGAAAATGTGGGACAAGTAATTGATCCGAACCAAGCACTATTGAAAGCAGCTGCAGCTGGACAATCCTCTGG GCAAATTTTGCATGGGACTGCTAGTGGTTTGTCAGGTACTCCGCAACAAGTTCAGGCAAGAAGCCCACAACAACCACCTACAGCAGAACAG AATATCAGGACCGAGATCAATCCAGTGTTGACACCAAGAGCAGCAGGCACTGAGGGTTCATTGATTGGTATCCAAG GATCTAATCAGGCTGGAAACAATTTAACTCTGAAAGGCTGGCCGCTCACG CAGAAGCCATTTATGCAATCTCCACAGCAATTTCAGCAGCTCCAGTTTCTgaccccacagcagcagcagcagcttttGCTGCACGCTCAGCAAAATCTGTCGTCCTCGATGTCAAGCGATGTTGATACCAGGAGATTAAGGATGCTTCTTAACAACAGGAATGTGGTCCTTGGACAGGATGGGCAGACAAATAGCGGCGGTGATGTTATCCCAAATATTGGTTCGCCAGGGCAAAGTGGTGGATCGCGTAATGATATAGATATACTAATAAAG AAGAAATTTGCTCTtctacagcagcagcagcagcagcaaagtcatagccagcagcagcagcttcAGCAACCTGCGCTCTCTGGACAGCAATCTCAAAGTTCAAACCAGCTTCTCCATCAGCATGGAAAACCAGGAGTTGGGAGCTTGCCTATTGATGGAAACTTGCCAAACTCTTTTGGATTTCCTGAACAA GGATCAAAGAAGAGAAAGAAACCTGTCTCATCCTCTGGTAGAGCTAATAGTTCAGGAACAGCGAACACTGCTGGGCCATCTCCTAGCTCTGCACCCTCAACACCATCTACTCACACGCCAGGAGATGCAATGTCCATTCCACAGCTGCAGTATAATGGTGGCCCTTCAAAACCATTGATGATGTTTGGCTCTGATGGCACTGGAAGCTTGACTTCTCCAGCAAACCCGCTG GGTGATGTTGAACGTCTGTTGGAAGATGGTTCCTTGGATGAAAATGTAGAATCTTTTTTATCGCAAGATGACATGGATCCTCGAGAAACAATGGGACGCTGCATGGATTCTAGTAAAG GGTTGGGTTTTACTGAGGTTGCAAAAGCCCGTGCGAGTACAAACAAAGTTGTTTGTTGCCATTTCTCATTGGATGGGAAACTTCTTGCCACCGGAGGGCATGATAAAAAG GTCGTTTTATGGTTTACAGATGTGCTAAAACGTAAATCCGCATTAGAAGAGCACTCTTCCCTAATTACAGATGTCCGATTCAGCCCTGGCATGACCCGCCTTGCCACATCTTCCTTTGACAAAACCGTGCGGGTTTGGGACGCTGACAAT CCAGATTATTCGCTACGCACTTTTACAGGTCATTCAGCATCTGTCATGTCACTTGATTTTCATCCGAACAAAGAAGACATCGTTTGTTCGTGTGATAGTGATGGTGAAGTGCGGTGTTGGAGCATAAATAATGGTAGTTGTGTGACCTGCGTTAGGGTTTTCAAT GGAGGAGCTACTCGGTTAAGATTTCAACCTCGCCAGGGTAAATATCTGGCAGCTGCCTCAGAAAAGGGAATATCCATACTGGATGCGGAGACATTACAAGTTTGTAGAACTCCTTTGCAG GGCCACGTACAGATTATTCAGTCAGTATGTTGGGATGCCGCGGGCAACTATCTGGCGTCTGTCAGTGAAGATTCTGTCAGGGTGTGGTCATTTACCTCAGGGAACTACATCGAATGCATACATGAGCTGATCTGCAGCGGGAACAAGTTCCATTCGTGTGTTTTTCACCCAAATTAcccgaatttgcttataatcggttGTTATGAG TCCCTAGAGCTTTGGGACATAAGGGAGAAGAACACGGTGACAATCAGCAACGCTCATGACGGCATGGTTGCTGCCCTAGCCGCGTCAAGTGCATCGGGGCTGGTTGCATCAGTGAGTCATGATCAGCTCGTTAAGCTCTGGAGGTGA
- the LOC100383414 gene encoding transcriptional corepressor LEUNIG-like isoform X12 translates to MSQTNWEADKMLDVYIYDYFVKRNLQATAKAFQAEGKVSSDPVAIDAPGGFLFEWWSVFWDIFIARTNEKHSDVAASYIETQLIKAREQQHQQPPQQQQQQQQIQMQQMLLHRAAQQQQQQQRRDGSLLNAKMYEERLKLPPQRDSLDEASIKLQQRYGENVGQVIDPNQALLKAAAAGQSSGQILHGTASGLSGTPQQVQARSPQQPPTAEQNIRTEINPVLTPRAAGTEGSLIGIQGSNQAGNNLTLKGWPLTQKPFMQSPQQFQQLQFLTPQQQQQLLLHAQQNLSSSMSSDVDTRRLRMLLNNRNVVLGQDGQTNSGGDVIPNIGSPGQSGGSRNDIDILIKKKFALLQQQQQQQSHSQQQQLQQPALSGQQSQSSNQLLHQHGKPGVGSLPIDGNLPNSFGFPEQGSKKRKKPVSSSGRANSSGTANTAGPSPSSAPSTPSTHTPGDAMSIPQLQYNGGPSKPLMMFGSDGTGSLTSPANPLGDVERLLEDGSLDENVESFLSQDDMDPRETMGRCMDSSKAGLGFTEVAKARASTNKVVCCHFSLDGKLLATGGHDKKVVLWFTDVLKRKSALEEHSSLITDVRFSPGMTRLATSSFDKTVRVWDADNPDYSLRTFTGHSASVMSLDFHPNKEDIVCSCDSDGEVRCWSINNGSCVTCVRVFNGGATRLRFQPRQGKYLAAASEKGISILDAETLQVCRTPLQGHVQIIQSVCWDAAGNYLASVSEDSVRVWSFTSGNYIECIHELICSGNKFHSCVFHPNYPNLLIIGCYESLELWDIREKNTVTISNAHDGMVAALAASSASGLVASVSHDQLVKLWR, encoded by the exons ATGTCGCAGACGAACTGGGAGGCGGATAAGAT GCTGGATGTGTACATATATGACTATTTTGTCAAGAGAAACCTGCAGGCAACCGCAAAGGCCTTCCAAGCAGAAGGCAAGGTCTCATCAGATCCAGTTG CTATTGATGCTCCTGGTGGCTTTCTCTTTGAGTGGTGGTCTGTATTTTGGGATATATTCATAGCAAGAACAAATGAGAAGCATTCAGATGTTGCAGCATCATATATCGAG ACTCAGCTAATTAAAGCAAGGGAACAACAACACCAGCAGCCACCtcaacaacagcaacagcagcagcaaatACAAATGCAACAAATGCTGTTACATAGAGCtgcacagcagcagcaacagcagcagcgtAGAGATGGTTCTCTTCTCAATG CAAAAATGTATGAAGAGAGGTTAAAGCTCCCTCCCCAGCGGGATTCTCTGGATGAGGCGTCAATAAAG TTGCAGCAAAGATATGGAGAAAATGTGGGACAAGTAATTGATCCGAACCAAGCACTATTGAAAGCAGCTGCAGCTGGACAATCCTCTGG GCAAATTTTGCATGGGACTGCTAGTGGTTTGTCAGGTACTCCGCAACAAGTTCAGGCAAGAAGCCCACAACAACCACCTACAGCAGAACAG AATATCAGGACCGAGATCAATCCAGTGTTGACACCAAGAGCAGCAGGCACTGAGGGTTCATTGATTGGTATCCAAG GATCTAATCAGGCTGGAAACAATTTAACTCTGAAAGGCTGGCCGCTCACG CAGAAGCCATTTATGCAATCTCCACAGCAATTTCAGCAGCTCCAGTTTCTgaccccacagcagcagcagcagcttttGCTGCACGCTCAGCAAAATCTGTCGTCCTCGATGTCAAGCGATGTTGATACCAGGAGATTAAGGATGCTTCTTAACAACAGGAATGTGGTCCTTGGACAGGATGGGCAGACAAATAGCGGCGGTGATGTTATCCCAAATATTGGTTCGCCAGGGCAAAGTGGTGGATCGCGTAATGATATAGATATACTAATAAAG AAGAAATTTGCTCTtctacagcagcagcagcagcagcaaagtcatagccagcagcagcagcttcAGCAACCTGCGCTCTCTGGACAGCAATCTCAAAGTTCAAACCAGCTTCTCCATCAGCATGGAAAACCAGGAGTTGGGAGCTTGCCTATTGATGGAAACTTGCCAAACTCTTTTGGATTTCCTGAACAA GGATCAAAGAAGAGAAAGAAACCTGTCTCATCCTCTGGTAGAGCTAATAGTTCAGGAACAGCGAACACTGCTGGGCCATCTCCTAGCTCTGCACCCTCAACACCATCTACTCACACGCCAGGAGATGCAATGTCCATTCCACAGCTGCAGTATAATGGTGGCCCTTCAAAACCATTGATGATGTTTGGCTCTGATGGCACTGGAAGCTTGACTTCTCCAGCAAACCCGCTG GGTGATGTTGAACGTCTGTTGGAAGATGGTTCCTTGGATGAAAATGTAGAATCTTTTTTATCGCAAGATGACATGGATCCTCGAGAAACAATGGGACGCTGCATGGATTCTAGTAAAG CAGGGTTGGGTTTTACTGAGGTTGCAAAAGCCCGTGCGAGTACAAACAAAGTTGTTTGTTGCCATTTCTCATTGGATGGGAAACTTCTTGCCACCGGAGGGCATGATAAAAAG GTCGTTTTATGGTTTACAGATGTGCTAAAACGTAAATCCGCATTAGAAGAGCACTCTTCCCTAATTACAGATGTCCGATTCAGCCCTGGCATGACCCGCCTTGCCACATCTTCCTTTGACAAAACCGTGCGGGTTTGGGACGCTGACAAT CCAGATTATTCGCTACGCACTTTTACAGGTCATTCAGCATCTGTCATGTCACTTGATTTTCATCCGAACAAAGAAGACATCGTTTGTTCGTGTGATAGTGATGGTGAAGTGCGGTGTTGGAGCATAAATAATGGTAGTTGTGTGACCTGCGTTAGGGTTTTCAAT GGAGGAGCTACTCGGTTAAGATTTCAACCTCGCCAGGGTAAATATCTGGCAGCTGCCTCAGAAAAGGGAATATCCATACTGGATGCGGAGACATTACAAGTTTGTAGAACTCCTTTGCAG GGCCACGTACAGATTATTCAGTCAGTATGTTGGGATGCCGCGGGCAACTATCTGGCGTCTGTCAGTGAAGATTCTGTCAGGGTGTGGTCATTTACCTCAGGGAACTACATCGAATGCATACATGAGCTGATCTGCAGCGGGAACAAGTTCCATTCGTGTGTTTTTCACCCAAATTAcccgaatttgcttataatcggttGTTATGAG TCCCTAGAGCTTTGGGACATAAGGGAGAAGAACACGGTGACAATCAGCAACGCTCATGACGGCATGGTTGCTGCCCTAGCCGCGTCAAGTGCATCGGGGCTGGTTGCATCAGTGAGTCATGATCAGCTCGTTAAGCTCTGGAGGTGA
- the LOC100383414 gene encoding transcriptional corepressor LEUNIG-like isoform X10 → MSQTNWEADKMLDVYIYDYFVKRNLQATAKAFQAEGKVSSDPVAIDAPGGFLFEWWSVFWDIFIARTNEKHSDVAASYIETQLIKAREQQHQQPPQQQQQQQQIQMQQMLLHRAAQQQQQQQRRDGSLLNAKMYEERLKLPPQRDSLDEASIKLQQRYGENVGQVIDPNQALLKAAAAGQSSGQILHGTASGLSGTPQQVQARSPQQPPTAEQNIRTEINPVLTPRAAGTEGSLIGIQGSNQAGNNLTLKGWPLTGLDHFRSGILQQKPFMQSPQQFQQLQFLTPQQQQQLLLHAQQNLSSSMSSDVDTRRLRMLLNNRNVVLGQDGQTNSGGDVIPNIGSPGQSGGSRNDIDILIKKKFALLQQQQQQQSHSQQQQLQQPALSGQQSQSSNQLLHQHGKPGVGSLPIDGNLPNSFGFPEQGSKKRKKPVSSSGRANSSGTANTAGPSPSSAPSTPSTHTPGDAMSIPQLQYNGGPSKPLMMFGSDGTGSLTSPANPLGDVERLLEDGSLDENVESFLSQDDMDPRETMGRCMDSSKAGLGFTEVAKARASTNKVVCCHFSLDGKLLATGGHDKKVVLWFTDVLKRKSALEEHSSLITDVRFSPGMTRLATSSFDKTVRVWDADNPDYSLRTFTGHSASVMSLDFHPNKEDIVCSCDSDGEVRCWSINNGSCVTCVRVFNGGATRLRFQPRQGKYLAAASEKGISILDAETLQVCRTPLQGHVQIIQSVCWDAAGNYLASVSEDSVRVWSFTSGNYIECIHELICSGNKFHSCVFHPNYPNLLIIGCYESLELWDIREKNTVTISNAHDGMVAALAASSASGLVASVSHDQLVKLWR, encoded by the exons ATGTCGCAGACGAACTGGGAGGCGGATAAGAT GCTGGATGTGTACATATATGACTATTTTGTCAAGAGAAACCTGCAGGCAACCGCAAAGGCCTTCCAAGCAGAAGGCAAGGTCTCATCAGATCCAGTTG CTATTGATGCTCCTGGTGGCTTTCTCTTTGAGTGGTGGTCTGTATTTTGGGATATATTCATAGCAAGAACAAATGAGAAGCATTCAGATGTTGCAGCATCATATATCGAG ACTCAGCTAATTAAAGCAAGGGAACAACAACACCAGCAGCCACCtcaacaacagcaacagcagcagcaaatACAAATGCAACAAATGCTGTTACATAGAGCtgcacagcagcagcaacagcagcagcgtAGAGATGGTTCTCTTCTCAATG CAAAAATGTATGAAGAGAGGTTAAAGCTCCCTCCCCAGCGGGATTCTCTGGATGAGGCGTCAATAAAG TTGCAGCAAAGATATGGAGAAAATGTGGGACAAGTAATTGATCCGAACCAAGCACTATTGAAAGCAGCTGCAGCTGGACAATCCTCTGG GCAAATTTTGCATGGGACTGCTAGTGGTTTGTCAGGTACTCCGCAACAAGTTCAGGCAAGAAGCCCACAACAACCACCTACAGCAGAACAG AATATCAGGACCGAGATCAATCCAGTGTTGACACCAAGAGCAGCAGGCACTGAGGGTTCATTGATTGGTATCCAAG GATCTAATCAGGCTGGAAACAATTTAACTCTGAAAGGCTGGCCGCTCACG GGACTTGATCATTTTCGCTCTGGAATTCTGCAGCAGAAGCCATTTATGCAATCTCCACAGCAATTTCAGCAGCTCCAGTTTCTgaccccacagcagcagcagcagcttttGCTGCACGCTCAGCAAAATCTGTCGTCCTCGATGTCAAGCGATGTTGATACCAGGAGATTAAGGATGCTTCTTAACAACAGGAATGTGGTCCTTGGACAGGATGGGCAGACAAATAGCGGCGGTGATGTTATCCCAAATATTGGTTCGCCAGGGCAAAGTGGTGGATCGCGTAATGATATAGATATACTAATAAAG AAGAAATTTGCTCTtctacagcagcagcagcagcagcaaagtcatagccagcagcagcagcttcAGCAACCTGCGCTCTCTGGACAGCAATCTCAAAGTTCAAACCAGCTTCTCCATCAGCATGGAAAACCAGGAGTTGGGAGCTTGCCTATTGATGGAAACTTGCCAAACTCTTTTGGATTTCCTGAACAA GGATCAAAGAAGAGAAAGAAACCTGTCTCATCCTCTGGTAGAGCTAATAGTTCAGGAACAGCGAACACTGCTGGGCCATCTCCTAGCTCTGCACCCTCAACACCATCTACTCACACGCCAGGAGATGCAATGTCCATTCCACAGCTGCAGTATAATGGTGGCCCTTCAAAACCATTGATGATGTTTGGCTCTGATGGCACTGGAAGCTTGACTTCTCCAGCAAACCCGCTG GGTGATGTTGAACGTCTGTTGGAAGATGGTTCCTTGGATGAAAATGTAGAATCTTTTTTATCGCAAGATGACATGGATCCTCGAGAAACAATGGGACGCTGCATGGATTCTAGTAAAG CAGGGTTGGGTTTTACTGAGGTTGCAAAAGCCCGTGCGAGTACAAACAAAGTTGTTTGTTGCCATTTCTCATTGGATGGGAAACTTCTTGCCACCGGAGGGCATGATAAAAAG GTCGTTTTATGGTTTACAGATGTGCTAAAACGTAAATCCGCATTAGAAGAGCACTCTTCCCTAATTACAGATGTCCGATTCAGCCCTGGCATGACCCGCCTTGCCACATCTTCCTTTGACAAAACCGTGCGGGTTTGGGACGCTGACAAT CCAGATTATTCGCTACGCACTTTTACAGGTCATTCAGCATCTGTCATGTCACTTGATTTTCATCCGAACAAAGAAGACATCGTTTGTTCGTGTGATAGTGATGGTGAAGTGCGGTGTTGGAGCATAAATAATGGTAGTTGTGTGACCTGCGTTAGGGTTTTCAAT GGAGGAGCTACTCGGTTAAGATTTCAACCTCGCCAGGGTAAATATCTGGCAGCTGCCTCAGAAAAGGGAATATCCATACTGGATGCGGAGACATTACAAGTTTGTAGAACTCCTTTGCAG GGCCACGTACAGATTATTCAGTCAGTATGTTGGGATGCCGCGGGCAACTATCTGGCGTCTGTCAGTGAAGATTCTGTCAGGGTGTGGTCATTTACCTCAGGGAACTACATCGAATGCATACATGAGCTGATCTGCAGCGGGAACAAGTTCCATTCGTGTGTTTTTCACCCAAATTAcccgaatttgcttataatcggttGTTATGAG TCCCTAGAGCTTTGGGACATAAGGGAGAAGAACACGGTGACAATCAGCAACGCTCATGACGGCATGGTTGCTGCCCTAGCCGCGTCAAGTGCATCGGGGCTGGTTGCATCAGTGAGTCATGATCAGCTCGTTAAGCTCTGGAGGTGA
- the LOC100383414 gene encoding transcriptional corepressor LEUNIG-like isoform X11, which yields MSQTNWEADKMLDVYIYDYFVKRNLQATAKAFQAEGKVSSDPVAIDAPGGFLFEWWSVFWDIFIARTNEKHSDVAASYIETQLIKAREQQHQQPPQQQQQQQQIQMQQMLLHRAAQQQQQQQRRDGSLLNAKMYEERLKLPPQRDSLDEASIKLQQRYGENVGQVIDPNQALLKAAAAGQSSGQILHGTASGLSGTPQQVQARSPQQPPTAEQNIRTEINPVLTPRAAGTEGSLIGIQAGSNQAGNNLTLKGWPLTGLDHFRSGILQQKPFMQSPQQFQQLQFLTPQQQQQLLLHAQQNLSSSMSSDVDTRRLRMLLNNRNVVLGQDGQTNSGGDVIPNIGSPGQSGGSRNDIDILIKKKFALLQQQQQQQSHSQQQQLQQPALSGQQSQSSNQLLHQHGKPGVGSLPIDGNLPNSFGFPEQGSKKRKKPVSSSGRANSSGTANTAGPSPSSAPSTPSTHTPGDAMSIPQLQYNGGPSKPLMMFGSDGTGSLTSPANPLGDVERLLEDGSLDENVESFLSQDDMDPRETMGRCMDSSKGLGFTEVAKARASTNKVVCCHFSLDGKLLATGGHDKKVVLWFTDVLKRKSALEEHSSLITDVRFSPGMTRLATSSFDKTVRVWDADNPDYSLRTFTGHSASVMSLDFHPNKEDIVCSCDSDGEVRCWSINNGSCVTCVRVFNGGATRLRFQPRQGKYLAAASEKGISILDAETLQVCRTPLQGHVQIIQSVCWDAAGNYLASVSEDSVRVWSFTSGNYIECIHELICSGNKFHSCVFHPNYPNLLIIGCYESLELWDIREKNTVTISNAHDGMVAALAASSASGLVASVSHDQLVKLWR from the exons ATGTCGCAGACGAACTGGGAGGCGGATAAGAT GCTGGATGTGTACATATATGACTATTTTGTCAAGAGAAACCTGCAGGCAACCGCAAAGGCCTTCCAAGCAGAAGGCAAGGTCTCATCAGATCCAGTTG CTATTGATGCTCCTGGTGGCTTTCTCTTTGAGTGGTGGTCTGTATTTTGGGATATATTCATAGCAAGAACAAATGAGAAGCATTCAGATGTTGCAGCATCATATATCGAG ACTCAGCTAATTAAAGCAAGGGAACAACAACACCAGCAGCCACCtcaacaacagcaacagcagcagcaaatACAAATGCAACAAATGCTGTTACATAGAGCtgcacagcagcagcaacagcagcagcgtAGAGATGGTTCTCTTCTCAATG CAAAAATGTATGAAGAGAGGTTAAAGCTCCCTCCCCAGCGGGATTCTCTGGATGAGGCGTCAATAAAG TTGCAGCAAAGATATGGAGAAAATGTGGGACAAGTAATTGATCCGAACCAAGCACTATTGAAAGCAGCTGCAGCTGGACAATCCTCTGG GCAAATTTTGCATGGGACTGCTAGTGGTTTGTCAGGTACTCCGCAACAAGTTCAGGCAAGAAGCCCACAACAACCACCTACAGCAGAACAG AATATCAGGACCGAGATCAATCCAGTGTTGACACCAAGAGCAGCAGGCACTGAGGGTTCATTGATTGGTATCCAAG CAGGATCTAATCAGGCTGGAAACAATTTAACTCTGAAAGGCTGGCCGCTCACG GGACTTGATCATTTTCGCTCTGGAATTCTGCAGCAGAAGCCATTTATGCAATCTCCACAGCAATTTCAGCAGCTCCAGTTTCTgaccccacagcagcagcagcagcttttGCTGCACGCTCAGCAAAATCTGTCGTCCTCGATGTCAAGCGATGTTGATACCAGGAGATTAAGGATGCTTCTTAACAACAGGAATGTGGTCCTTGGACAGGATGGGCAGACAAATAGCGGCGGTGATGTTATCCCAAATATTGGTTCGCCAGGGCAAAGTGGTGGATCGCGTAATGATATAGATATACTAATAAAG AAGAAATTTGCTCTtctacagcagcagcagcagcagcaaagtcatagccagcagcagcagcttcAGCAACCTGCGCTCTCTGGACAGCAATCTCAAAGTTCAAACCAGCTTCTCCATCAGCATGGAAAACCAGGAGTTGGGAGCTTGCCTATTGATGGAAACTTGCCAAACTCTTTTGGATTTCCTGAACAA GGATCAAAGAAGAGAAAGAAACCTGTCTCATCCTCTGGTAGAGCTAATAGTTCAGGAACAGCGAACACTGCTGGGCCATCTCCTAGCTCTGCACCCTCAACACCATCTACTCACACGCCAGGAGATGCAATGTCCATTCCACAGCTGCAGTATAATGGTGGCCCTTCAAAACCATTGATGATGTTTGGCTCTGATGGCACTGGAAGCTTGACTTCTCCAGCAAACCCGCTG GGTGATGTTGAACGTCTGTTGGAAGATGGTTCCTTGGATGAAAATGTAGAATCTTTTTTATCGCAAGATGACATGGATCCTCGAGAAACAATGGGACGCTGCATGGATTCTAGTAAAG GGTTGGGTTTTACTGAGGTTGCAAAAGCCCGTGCGAGTACAAACAAAGTTGTTTGTTGCCATTTCTCATTGGATGGGAAACTTCTTGCCACCGGAGGGCATGATAAAAAG GTCGTTTTATGGTTTACAGATGTGCTAAAACGTAAATCCGCATTAGAAGAGCACTCTTCCCTAATTACAGATGTCCGATTCAGCCCTGGCATGACCCGCCTTGCCACATCTTCCTTTGACAAAACCGTGCGGGTTTGGGACGCTGACAAT CCAGATTATTCGCTACGCACTTTTACAGGTCATTCAGCATCTGTCATGTCACTTGATTTTCATCCGAACAAAGAAGACATCGTTTGTTCGTGTGATAGTGATGGTGAAGTGCGGTGTTGGAGCATAAATAATGGTAGTTGTGTGACCTGCGTTAGGGTTTTCAAT GGAGGAGCTACTCGGTTAAGATTTCAACCTCGCCAGGGTAAATATCTGGCAGCTGCCTCAGAAAAGGGAATATCCATACTGGATGCGGAGACATTACAAGTTTGTAGAACTCCTTTGCAG GGCCACGTACAGATTATTCAGTCAGTATGTTGGGATGCCGCGGGCAACTATCTGGCGTCTGTCAGTGAAGATTCTGTCAGGGTGTGGTCATTTACCTCAGGGAACTACATCGAATGCATACATGAGCTGATCTGCAGCGGGAACAAGTTCCATTCGTGTGTTTTTCACCCAAATTAcccgaatttgcttataatcggttGTTATGAG TCCCTAGAGCTTTGGGACATAAGGGAGAAGAACACGGTGACAATCAGCAACGCTCATGACGGCATGGTTGCTGCCCTAGCCGCGTCAAGTGCATCGGGGCTGGTTGCATCAGTGAGTCATGATCAGCTCGTTAAGCTCTGGAGGTGA